One genomic segment of Synechocystis sp. LKSZ1 includes these proteins:
- a CDS encoding class I SAM-dependent methyltransferase: MSSPAPDLQAISQFFQAWDSYQQILRYNYMEHRQIAQVLQTYLQDNCWEPFTCFDLGCGDGSFSAQVFTGLPVVSYTGVDLSQPALALAQQTFQGRFPTFQLIQADVLSFIGQQREPVDVMLSAFCLHHLSQEQKQLFLKEARSCLRPGGYFLWADVVRQAGESREQYLQHYGQMMEQDWPLATAETKTLILEHIRSSDYPETSLDLQSWAAAAGFTQLERLYQGVQGTEEVWVLY; the protein is encoded by the coding sequence ATGTCTAGCCCTGCCCCTGACCTCCAGGCCATTAGCCAATTTTTCCAAGCCTGGGACAGCTATCAGCAAATCCTCCGCTATAACTACATGGAGCACCGGCAGATCGCCCAGGTACTCCAAACCTACCTCCAGGATAACTGTTGGGAACCGTTTACTTGTTTTGACCTCGGCTGTGGCGATGGTAGTTTTTCGGCCCAGGTCTTTACAGGTCTGCCGGTGGTCAGCTATACCGGTGTGGATCTCTCCCAACCGGCCTTGGCCCTGGCCCAGCAGACTTTCCAGGGCCGCTTCCCCACTTTTCAATTGATTCAGGCAGATGTCTTGAGCTTTATTGGACAACAGAGGGAGCCTGTAGACGTGATGCTCTCCGCTTTTTGTTTACACCATCTGTCTCAGGAGCAAAAACAGTTGTTTTTAAAGGAGGCTCGATCTTGTTTACGGCCCGGTGGCTATTTCCTTTGGGCGGATGTCGTGCGTCAGGCCGGTGAGAGTCGTGAGCAATACCTCCAGCACTACGGCCAGATGATGGAACAGGACTGGCCCCTGGCTACCGCTGAGACTAAGACACTAATTCTGGAGCATATCCGCAGTAGTGACTATCCAGAAACGAGCCTCGATCTCCAGTCCTGGGCTGCCGCTGCCGGTTTTACCCAGCTAGAGCGGCTTTACCAAGGGGTGCAAGGTACGGAGGAGGTTTGGGTTTTGTACTAG
- a CDS encoding deoxyguanosinetriphosphate triphosphohydrolase encodes MEWQQLLSAKRLGKTHPEDSSFERTAFLKDYDRIVYSTAFRRLKDKTQVFPLSKNADVRTRLIHSLEVSCVGRSLGRMVGEQIIQRHQLQQVDAADFGDILSAACLAHDIGNPPFGHAGEDAIQTAFQHWYRQDNPKGSLLSPLEKADFDQFEGNAQGFRILTRLGMPHRYGGMQLTCTTLATFTKYPRESLISSKTLKHHTGQSTRKYGFFQAEKELFQEVAETVGLVRRPGPAHWWCRHPLTFLMEAADDICYSIVDLEDGFHMGHLPFSEVRDLLAAIAETDLGEYEVNQEETIKRLRAKAINKLVVEVAQLFLDWEPSILKGEFDQSLVGQSRFADILKNIEVKTSASVFHHPNVVRIKVAGYEVLGGLLTEFLTAIYQNNKKSQLVRYMLPEQFSPAPNQSNYAKMLNITDYIAGMTDLQATLLFQQLRGITL; translated from the coding sequence ATGGAATGGCAACAACTCTTAAGTGCTAAACGATTAGGCAAAACCCACCCGGAAGACAGTTCCTTTGAGCGCACCGCTTTTTTAAAGGATTATGACCGCATCGTCTATTCCACGGCCTTTCGCCGTCTCAAGGATAAAACCCAGGTTTTTCCCCTGTCTAAAAATGCTGATGTCCGTACCCGCCTAATCCATAGCTTGGAAGTTTCCTGCGTGGGGCGTTCCCTGGGACGGATGGTGGGCGAACAAATTATCCAGCGTCATCAGCTCCAGCAGGTCGATGCCGCTGATTTTGGCGATATTTTATCTGCTGCCTGCCTAGCCCATGATATTGGTAATCCCCCCTTTGGCCATGCTGGGGAAGATGCCATTCAAACGGCTTTTCAGCATTGGTATCGTCAAGACAACCCCAAAGGGAGTTTACTCTCTCCCCTAGAAAAAGCGGATTTTGACCAATTTGAGGGCAATGCCCAGGGATTTCGCATTTTAACCCGCCTGGGAATGCCCCATCGCTACGGCGGGATGCAACTGACCTGTACCACTCTGGCTACCTTTACTAAATATCCCCGCGAATCCTTAATCTCTTCTAAAACCTTAAAACATCACACGGGCCAAAGCACCCGCAAATACGGTTTTTTCCAAGCAGAAAAGGAATTATTCCAGGAAGTCGCCGAGACGGTGGGGTTGGTTCGTCGTCCTGGCCCGGCCCATTGGTGGTGCCGCCATCCCCTGACCTTTTTGATGGAGGCCGCCGATGATATTTGCTATTCCATTGTTGATCTTGAAGACGGTTTTCACATGGGCCATCTTCCCTTTTCGGAAGTGCGGGATTTGCTAGCCGCCATTGCCGAAACGGATCTAGGGGAGTATGAAGTCAATCAAGAAGAAACGATTAAACGGCTGAGGGCCAAGGCCATTAATAAATTGGTCGTGGAAGTTGCTCAACTTTTCCTTGATTGGGAACCCAGCATTTTAAAGGGAGAATTTGACCAAAGCCTCGTCGGCCAGAGTCGCTTTGCCGACATCCTGAAAAACATTGAGGTTAAAACATCAGCTTCTGTGTTTCATCATCCTAATGTGGTTCGCATTAAGGTGGCGGGCTACGAAGTTTTAGGGGGCCTGTTGACGGAATTTTTGACGGCTATCTATCAAAATAATAAAAAAAGTCAACTGGTGCGCTATATGTTACCCGAGCAATTTAGCCCCGCGCCGAACCAAAGTAACTACGCTAAGATGCTCAATATTACGGACTACATCGCCGGTATGACGGATCTCCAGGCAACCCTCCTCTTCCAGCAATTACGGGGAATTACCCTATGA
- a CDS encoding rhomboid family intramembrane serine protease — translation MSSSSKPSFAQILHNQWQILASFVAIFWGLEFLDVFVLHHRLDQFGIQPHRFIGLRGILFAPFLHGGFLHLISNTVPFLVLGWLVMLQETSDFWIVTVITMLVGGLGTWVFGAPGSVHIGASILIFGYLGFLLFRGYFQRNGASIALSLLVLFLYSGALWGLLPLQRGVSWQGHLFGFIGGALAARMIAKEKRYYSG, via the coding sequence ATGTCTTCCTCTTCCAAGCCGTCCTTTGCCCAGATTCTGCACAATCAATGGCAAATTCTAGCCAGTTTTGTGGCTATTTTCTGGGGTCTAGAGTTTTTAGATGTTTTCGTCCTACATCATCGTCTCGATCAATTTGGCATCCAGCCCCATCGTTTCATCGGCCTGCGTGGTATCTTGTTTGCGCCCTTTTTGCACGGGGGGTTTTTGCACCTAATTAGCAACACCGTCCCCTTTCTTGTGCTGGGCTGGCTGGTGATGCTACAAGAAACCAGTGATTTTTGGATTGTCACCGTGATCACGATGCTGGTTGGGGGCCTAGGAACGTGGGTCTTTGGGGCACCGGGTTCTGTCCATATAGGGGCCAGTATTCTGATTTTTGGTTATCTGGGCTTTCTGCTGTTCCGGGGGTATTTCCAGCGTAATGGTGCGTCCATTGCCCTATCTCTCCTCGTTCTCTTCCTATACAGCGGTGCTCTGTGGGGCCTACTGCCTCTCCAACGGGGAGTTTCTTGGCAGGGCCATTTGTTTGGCTTTATTGGCGGGGCCTTGGCTGCTCGCATGATTGCTAAGGAAAAACGCTATTACTCCGGCTAA
- the lgt gene encoding prolipoprotein diacylglyceryl transferase — protein MVLLIPNCCLFFPFLTFQSPGPILLQWGPLTLRWYGLLIATAVLLGVLLSQFLAQKRHLKPELISDLALWLVLAAIPCARLYYVIFEWPNYAANPWQALAIWQGGIAIHGALIGGTLATLFFVRRHHLSFWNLADILVPSVALGQGIGRWGNFFNSEAFGRPTDLPWKLFIPPAHRPPGYLQFDYFHPTFLYESLWNFGVFALLLGVFLWGLGQPTRLKTGTVTCLYLVSYSLGRFWIEGLRMDSLMLGPLRIAQVVSLTLILLGLLGLLWLYLGKTPLPDFRGQQPTSPQTR, from the coding sequence ATGGTACTACTGATTCCTAATTGCTGTCTCTTTTTCCCCTTCCTCACTTTTCAATCCCCTGGGCCGATCCTGTTGCAATGGGGCCCCCTCACCCTGCGCTGGTACGGCCTGTTAATTGCCACTGCGGTTCTGCTGGGCGTCCTCCTGTCCCAATTTTTAGCCCAGAAGCGTCATCTAAAACCCGAATTGATAAGTGATTTAGCCCTCTGGTTAGTGCTGGCGGCCATCCCCTGTGCCCGGCTCTACTACGTCATTTTTGAATGGCCCAATTATGCAGCTAACCCCTGGCAGGCCCTGGCTATCTGGCAGGGAGGGATTGCCATTCACGGGGCCTTAATCGGTGGCACCCTAGCGACTTTATTTTTTGTCCGTCGCCATCATCTTTCTTTCTGGAATTTGGCGGATATTTTAGTGCCTTCGGTGGCCCTGGGCCAGGGCATTGGTCGTTGGGGCAATTTCTTTAACTCCGAGGCCTTTGGTCGTCCCACGGATCTACCCTGGAAACTCTTCATTCCTCCGGCCCATCGTCCACCGGGATACCTCCAGTTCGACTATTTTCACCCCACCTTTTTATACGAATCCCTCTGGAATTTTGGTGTCTTTGCCCTACTCTTGGGGGTTTTTCTCTGGGGTCTGGGACAACCCACTCGTCTGAAAACCGGTACGGTGACCTGCTTGTATTTGGTGAGCTATAGTCTGGGCCGCTTCTGGATTGAGGGCCTGCGGATGGATAGCTTGATGCTCGGCCCTCTGCGCATTGCCCAAGTAGTGAGCCTCACCTTGATTTTACTGGGCCTACTGGGCTTACTTTGGTTGTATCTTGGCAAAACCCCCCTACCCGACTTCCGAGGCCAACAACCCACTTCACCCCAGACAAGGTAA
- the cobM gene encoding precorrin-4 C(11)-methyltransferase codes for MANATSGLRPAVYFIGAGPGDPELLTVKGQRILAQAEVILYADSLVPRQMLQDVRPDAQLIATGNQTLEQILPLMIEAVHSGQRVVRLHSGDLTLYSAIHEQIQALSEADIPYECIPGISAFQAAAARLNAELTIPDLVQTIILTRISGAASAVPPAEELASLAAHQASLGLYLAARHVVAAQAQLLAHYPADTPVAICFRVGWPDEKLWLVPLSDMALVSQQENLIRTTLYLISPALKPAIHQRSRLYHPEHHHLFRPR; via the coding sequence ATTGCTAACGCGACTTCTGGCCTGCGGCCCGCCGTCTATTTTATCGGTGCAGGGCCGGGCGATCCCGAACTGTTGACGGTTAAAGGCCAACGAATTTTAGCCCAAGCAGAGGTGATCCTCTACGCGGATTCCCTCGTACCACGACAGATGCTCCAGGACGTGCGGCCCGATGCTCAATTAATTGCCACCGGCAATCAAACCCTGGAACAGATCTTACCGCTGATGATTGAAGCCGTGCATTCCGGCCAACGGGTTGTGCGTCTGCACTCGGGGGATTTGACCCTCTACAGTGCCATCCATGAACAAATCCAGGCCTTGAGCGAGGCGGACATCCCCTACGAATGTATTCCGGGCATTAGTGCTTTCCAGGCAGCGGCGGCCCGTTTAAACGCCGAGTTAACGATTCCCGATCTGGTTCAGACAATTATTTTGACCCGTATTAGTGGCGCGGCCTCGGCGGTTCCCCCCGCTGAAGAATTGGCCTCCCTAGCGGCCCACCAAGCCAGTCTGGGCCTGTATTTAGCGGCCCGTCATGTCGTAGCGGCCCAGGCACAATTATTGGCCCATTACCCCGCCGATACCCCCGTGGCTATTTGTTTCCGGGTCGGGTGGCCCGATGAAAAGCTATGGCTAGTGCCCCTCAGCGATATGGCCCTGGTAAGTCAGCAGGAAAATTTAATTCGTACCACCCTTTACCTGATTAGTCCGGCCCTAAAGCCCGCCATCCACCAGCGTTCCCGCCTTTATCACCCAGAACACCATCATTTATTCCGGCCCCGTTGA
- a CDS encoding MnmC family methyltransferase, which translates to MLTPQATADGSFTFFSETFQEAFHSASGAQQEAEQKFVQACQLPALAQQRDSITLLDVCYGLGYNTAAALTAIWSVNPQCHIHLVALEQDSEVPRQALQYHLLQAWPQSIVQALTPLVETGRYQAPTLTAQVLWGDARQTLRPLAPLAADAIFLDPFSPPKCPQLWTVEFIQLLAQHLGPTGVLATYSCAASVRTALRLAGLCFGPTPQVGRRSPGTLAQWTDQGLRPLSPAEREHLQTRAAIPYRDPSLRDDASTIHQHRRQEQSRSDLEPTSRWKKRWLTFNLG; encoded by the coding sequence ATGTTGACGCCTCAAGCAACGGCGGATGGATCCTTCACCTTTTTTTCCGAAACCTTCCAAGAAGCCTTTCATTCTGCCTCCGGGGCTCAGCAGGAAGCGGAGCAAAAGTTTGTTCAGGCCTGTCAATTGCCGGCCTTAGCCCAGCAACGGGACTCGATTACCCTTCTCGATGTCTGCTATGGCCTGGGTTACAATACCGCCGCCGCCCTGACGGCTATTTGGTCGGTCAATCCCCAGTGTCATATCCACCTGGTAGCCTTAGAGCAAGACTCCGAGGTTCCCCGCCAAGCGTTACAGTACCATTTGCTCCAGGCCTGGCCCCAGTCTATCGTCCAGGCCCTGACCCCTCTCGTCGAAACCGGTCGCTACCAGGCCCCTACCCTCACCGCCCAAGTTCTCTGGGGCGATGCCCGACAAACCCTGCGTCCCCTTGCTCCGTTAGCCGCTGATGCCATTTTTCTCGATCCTTTTTCCCCCCCCAAGTGTCCTCAACTCTGGACAGTGGAATTTATTCAGCTTTTAGCTCAACATCTCGGGCCAACGGGTGTCCTGGCTACCTATTCCTGTGCCGCCTCAGTGCGTACTGCCCTCCGTCTCGCAGGCCTCTGTTTTGGCCCCACGCCTCAAGTGGGACGACGTTCACCGGGAACCCTAGCCCAATGGACAGATCAAGGCCTCCGGCCCCTTTCCCCAGCAGAAAGAGAACACCTACAAACTCGTGCGGCCATTCCCTACCGTGACCCCTCATTGCGCGATGATGCTTCAACAATTCACCAGCACCGTCGTCAAGAGCAAAGCCGCAGTGATTTAGAACCCACCAGCCGTTGGAAAAAACGCTGGCTAACCTTCAATCTGGGCTAG
- a CDS encoding chromophore lyase CpcT/CpeT encodes MSHSTDIHTMARWLAADFSNQAQAFENPPFFAHIRVGIRPLPLSQFPEPTLFLEQAYDFMLQRPYRLRALRLKVIEGHIEIENFKIKDEEKFYGASRNPSQLHQLRPTDLEPMAGCDMIVTWTGQSFKGEVQPGKNCIIVRDGKETYLDNSFEVSEAGLISLDRGYDPATDELVWGSIAGAFQFQRWASFADEVQF; translated from the coding sequence ATGTCTCATTCCACCGATATTCATACCATGGCACGCTGGTTGGCGGCGGATTTCAGCAACCAAGCCCAAGCCTTTGAAAATCCTCCCTTTTTCGCCCATATCCGCGTAGGCATTCGCCCCCTGCCCCTGAGTCAATTTCCTGAGCCGACCCTCTTTTTAGAGCAGGCCTACGATTTTATGCTCCAGCGGCCCTATCGTTTGCGGGCCCTCCGGCTCAAGGTCATTGAGGGCCATATTGAAATCGAAAATTTTAAAATTAAGGACGAAGAGAAATTCTACGGTGCCAGCCGTAACCCCAGCCAACTGCACCAGTTGAGACCCACCGATTTAGAACCGATGGCTGGTTGTGACATGATTGTGACCTGGACGGGCCAAAGCTTTAAAGGGGAAGTCCAACCCGGCAAAAACTGTATCATCGTCCGGGACGGTAAAGAAACCTATCTCGACAATAGTTTTGAAGTCAGTGAGGCAGGCCTGATTAGCCTAGACCGGGGTTACGATCCTGCCACCGATGAGTTGGTCTGGGGTTCCATCGCCGGGGCCTTCCAGTTTCAACGCTGGGCCAGCTTTGCCGACGAAGTTCAGTTTTAA
- a CDS encoding flavin prenyltransferase UbiX, with the protein MTKPLPVVLGVSGASGLIYAVRAIKFLLTAGYALELVASKASHQVWLAEQGIRMPVEPELQEQFWRQQAGVLEGGHLRCHRSGDVGANIASGSFRSLGMVVIPCSMSTVAKLAGGLSSDLLERAADVQLKEGRPLVVVPRETPFSLIHLRNLTTLAEAGARIVPAIPAWYHQPQTIEDLVDFVVARSLDQLGIDCVPLRRWQGGQGVDPSLET; encoded by the coding sequence TTGACCAAGCCTCTACCCGTGGTATTGGGGGTGAGTGGTGCCTCCGGCCTGATCTATGCTGTGCGGGCCATCAAGTTTTTATTAACCGCCGGCTACGCCCTCGAATTAGTCGCCTCTAAGGCCAGCCACCAAGTCTGGTTGGCAGAGCAAGGTATTCGGATGCCCGTGGAACCAGAACTGCAGGAACAGTTTTGGCGGCAACAGGCCGGTGTCCTGGAGGGGGGCCATTTGCGCTGTCATCGCAGTGGTGATGTCGGGGCCAACATTGCCAGTGGTTCTTTTCGCAGTCTGGGTATGGTGGTGATTCCCTGTAGCATGAGCACCGTGGCCAAATTAGCCGGGGGCCTAAGCTCGGATTTGCTGGAACGGGCGGCGGATGTGCAACTTAAGGAGGGCCGTCCCCTGGTGGTAGTTCCCCGAGAAACCCCCTTTAGCCTGATCCATCTGCGCAATCTCACTACCCTAGCGGAAGCTGGGGCCAGAATTGTCCCGGCCATCCCAGCTTGGTATCACCAGCCCCAAACCATTGAAGACCTGGTGGATTTTGTCGTTGCCCGGAGCCTAGACCAATTGGGCATTGATTGCGTGCCGCTCCGCCGTTGGCAGGGAGGCCAAGGGGTTGATCCGAGTCTGGAGACTTAA
- a CDS encoding HEAT repeat domain-containing protein: MRNYDDLSILEDALATDPLDEESLAVPAPDPELMLTLLAHPDASQRMVAARAFCELQDNRAILPLIQLLRDVCPLVRVSAAYALGRNTDAQVVEPLIHLLNTDWNGYVRKGVVWALGNCADRRALAPLLHALKTEISAVRLWAASSLPAIASLAYEDVIATIPPLIEALRRDPMAAVRSNCAWALGQLCRELPSNVVYATAIDALLEALVEDEDFGVKEDAKAALLRLGDPRGIQMIEELELEGLI, encoded by the coding sequence ATGCGTAATTATGACGATCTCAGCATTCTTGAGGATGCCCTCGCCACCGATCCCCTAGATGAAGAAAGCCTAGCGGTACCGGCTCCGGATCCTGAACTGATGTTGACGCTATTGGCCCATCCCGATGCGTCCCAACGGATGGTGGCCGCCAGGGCCTTTTGTGAACTGCAAGATAATCGAGCGATTCTCCCGCTGATTCAGCTTCTTCGAGATGTGTGTCCCCTGGTTCGAGTGAGTGCAGCCTATGCCTTAGGGCGCAATACTGATGCGCAAGTGGTGGAGCCGCTGATTCATTTGCTCAATACCGATTGGAATGGCTATGTCCGCAAGGGAGTGGTCTGGGCCTTGGGTAACTGTGCTGACCGCCGGGCCCTGGCCCCTTTGCTCCATGCTCTGAAAACCGAAATTTCCGCTGTGCGCCTCTGGGCTGCCAGTAGCCTACCCGCCATTGCCAGCCTAGCCTACGAAGATGTGATTGCCACCATTCCGCCCCTAATCGAGGCCCTGCGGCGGGACCCCATGGCGGCGGTGCGGAGTAATTGTGCCTGGGCCCTGGGCCAACTTTGCCGAGAACTCCCCTCCAACGTGGTCTATGCCACGGCCATTGATGCCCTGCTAGAGGCCCTGGTGGAGGATGAAGACTTTGGGGTAAAAGAAGATGCCAAGGCGGCCCTGCTCCGCTTGGGAGACCCCCGTGGCATTCAGATGATTGAAGAACTTGAATTGGAAGGTTTAATTTGA
- the accD gene encoding acetyl-CoA carboxylase, carboxyltransferase subunit beta, translated as MSLFDWFANREKAEPPAVQQPQEREIADGLWTKCPSCGVLTYTKDLQTNQMVCADCGHHLRVDSDERIRQLIDPKTWQPLNEHLCPTDPLKFRDRKSYQDRIKDSQKSTQLTDAVQTGTGLLDGLPVALGVMDFRFMGGSMGSVVGEKLCRLIEYATRERLPVIIICASGGARMQEGMLSLMQMAKISGALHHHREARLLYIPVLTHPTTGGVTASFAMLGDLILAEPKATIGFAGRRVIEQTLREKLPEDFQTSEYLLQHGFVDAIVPRTQLKRTLAQLISLHQPFFPVLPLLNHEVSSLESEPLPALGESQEILNPKASIIPN; from the coding sequence ATGTCCCTATTCGATTGGTTTGCGAACCGTGAAAAAGCTGAACCGCCCGCTGTCCAGCAACCCCAGGAACGGGAAATCGCCGATGGCCTGTGGACCAAATGCCCCAGTTGTGGAGTGCTAACCTATACAAAAGACCTCCAAACCAATCAAATGGTTTGCGCCGACTGTGGCCACCATCTGCGTGTCGATAGTGATGAACGCATTCGTCAATTGATTGACCCCAAAACCTGGCAACCCCTAAACGAGCATCTCTGTCCGACGGACCCCCTCAAATTCCGCGACCGTAAATCCTACCAAGACCGCATCAAAGACAGTCAAAAAAGTACCCAACTCACCGATGCCGTGCAAACCGGGACGGGTCTATTGGATGGCCTGCCCGTGGCCCTGGGGGTCATGGATTTTCGCTTCATGGGCGGCAGTATGGGGTCAGTGGTGGGGGAAAAACTCTGTCGTCTGATCGAATATGCGACCCGTGAACGTCTCCCGGTCATTATCATTTGTGCCTCTGGGGGGGCCAGGATGCAAGAAGGGATGCTGAGTCTGATGCAAATGGCTAAAATTTCGGGGGCCCTGCACCACCACCGTGAGGCCCGTCTGTTGTATATTCCCGTCCTAACCCATCCCACCACCGGGGGAGTCACGGCGAGCTTTGCCATGCTGGGGGATCTCATTTTGGCAGAACCCAAGGCCACCATTGGCTTTGCCGGACGACGGGTAATCGAACAAACCCTGCGGGAAAAACTCCCCGAGGATTTCCAGACCTCCGAATATCTGCTCCAGCATGGTTTTGTAGATGCGATTGTTCCCCGTACCCAATTAAAACGAACCCTGGCCCAATTGATTAGTCTGCACCAGCCCTTCTTTCCCGTCTTACCCTTGCTCAACCATGAGGTGTCTTCCCTCGAATCAGAACCACTACCGGCCCTGGGAGAAAGTCAGGAGATCCTCAATCCCAAGGCCAGCATTATTCCCAACTGA